The proteins below are encoded in one region of Natronococcus sp. CG52:
- a CDS encoding asparaginase yields MPHVRVLSTGGTIASTDGPNGATPSEDGDDLVTAVPKLEEVASVDTEFVCDELSFHLSFSHVTSLVHAVERAADDDVDGVVVTHGTDTMEESAYYLDLVSDADVPIVFTGAQRPADSPGADGPANLLQAVQVAADDRFEDGAYVAFGNLVHAARWVSKARAGQPEAYASPGAGPVAEATADGIALRREPSSESVSLPVVETTARIEMIPSGLAVDARQLERAVADGVDGVVLAASGIGNTTPEIGDTIADAIDAGVPVVVATRCFDGAVAARYGGPGGSRTIREHGTIPASDLPPWKARIKLGLALSAYEKLEDVRTAFEEQRGVATAE; encoded by the coding sequence ATGCCTCACGTTCGCGTGTTAAGCACCGGTGGAACGATCGCATCGACGGACGGTCCGAACGGAGCGACACCCTCTGAAGATGGTGATGACCTTGTCACCGCAGTTCCTAAACTCGAGGAGGTAGCGAGTGTAGACACCGAATTCGTCTGCGACGAACTCAGCTTTCACCTGTCATTCTCGCACGTCACATCGCTGGTCCACGCTGTCGAGCGAGCGGCCGACGACGACGTCGATGGCGTCGTTGTTACCCACGGCACCGACACGATGGAAGAGTCCGCGTATTATCTCGATCTGGTGAGTGACGCTGATGTTCCGATCGTTTTTACTGGCGCGCAGCGACCTGCGGACAGCCCCGGTGCGGATGGGCCCGCGAACCTCCTGCAGGCGGTCCAAGTCGCGGCTGACGACCGGTTCGAGGATGGCGCGTACGTCGCCTTTGGAAACCTCGTTCACGCGGCCAGGTGGGTGTCGAAGGCGCGAGCGGGCCAGCCGGAAGCGTATGCCTCGCCTGGTGCGGGTCCGGTCGCAGAAGCCACAGCTGATGGGATAGCGCTCCGACGAGAGCCCAGCAGCGAGTCAGTGTCTCTGCCGGTCGTCGAGACAACAGCCCGAATCGAAATGATCCCCAGCGGACTGGCTGTTGATGCCCGACAACTTGAGCGTGCCGTCGCTGACGGTGTTGACGGAGTGGTCTTGGCGGCGAGCGGCATCGGGAACACGACACCAGAGATCGGTGACACCATCGCCGACGCGATTGACGCGGGTGTCCCGGTTGTCGTTGCGACGCGCTGTTTCGACGGTGCAGTGGCAGCCCGGTACGGTGGGCCCGGCGGCAGCCGAACAATCCGTGAGCACGGGACGATCCCGGCCAGTGATCTGCCGCCCTGGAAGGCCCGGATCAAACTCGGGCTAGCGCTATCAGCCTATGAGAAGCTCGAGGATGTTCGAACGGCGTTCGAAGAGCAGCGCGGCGTCGCGACGGCGGAGTAA
- a CDS encoding YqcI/YcgG family protein, translating into MKGTGLLFNRSELQDAIEARELIAWKKKRYIEFRETMRSARYPCYFAVNAERNDTARYLFAGDARDRDALLKVREGLRQYLEWCQSIADRTTLVIFFKPPQRDQSEQEYRDQFWRVLEFLNERDPEPWPGDIPEDPNHPEWEFCFSGESMFIVGRAPFYTERKSRYTPYGLEITIQPRKILDDVSGDTIEGQRARSVIRDRLEEYDDVAPHPDIGDYGDPNTREWKQYLLPESNEGRLHEFPFEINAERS; encoded by the coding sequence ATGAAGGGAACAGGATTACTATTTAATCGATCTGAATTGCAAGACGCGATAGAAGCGAGAGAGCTTATCGCGTGGAAGAAAAAGAGATATATCGAATTCAGAGAGACGATGCGGAGCGCTCGCTATCCATGTTACTTCGCGGTGAATGCTGAACGTAACGATACCGCTCGTTACCTCTTCGCGGGAGATGCTCGTGATCGTGATGCACTTCTCAAGGTGAGAGAGGGATTGCGACAATATCTCGAATGGTGTCAGTCGATAGCCGACCGAACGACCTTGGTAATATTTTTCAAACCACCTCAGAGGGATCAAAGCGAACAGGAATACCGTGATCAATTTTGGAGAGTTCTCGAGTTCCTAAACGAACGGGATCCGGAACCATGGCCCGGTGATATTCCTGAAGATCCAAACCATCCGGAGTGGGAATTTTGCTTCTCTGGAGAATCAATGTTTATCGTCGGCCGCGCTCCGTTCTATACGGAGCGAAAGAGTAGGTATACGCCGTACGGATTAGAGATAACAATCCAGCCACGGAAGATCCTCGACGATGTTAGTGGAGATACGATAGAAGGTCAACGTGCTCGCTCGGTCATCAGAGACCGGCTAGAGGAGTATGATGATGTTGCACCTCATCCGGACATTGGTGATTATGGTGATCCCAACACTCGAGAGTGGAAACAATATTTGCTTCCAGAATCGAATGAGGGGAGATTGCATGAATTTCCATTTGAAATAAACGCGGAAAGATCATAG
- the cysC gene encoding adenylyl-sulfate kinase — MSGETIWLFGLPCSGKTTLAEGLVGPRTVHLDGDYLRDTLNSDLGFSKEDRTENLRRAAGVAQALNEQGFDVVASFITPYRSQRELIAEKIENVSFVHVSTPVEVCEERDVKGMYEQARKGEIEGFTGIDAPFEEPEIEEIGLEVRTATHSEEESIKKVNTELELKSDPSHIFIGRWQPLHDGHRTIIDSAADNGKDVIIAIRDTELSEKNPLTAQERRELIEDVYEDHPNVKTMIIPDVDTVAIGRDVGYSVVSVPEEVAEISGAETREEYEKNELLSGRHFED; from the coding sequence ATGTCTGGAGAAACCATATGGCTCTTCGGACTGCCGTGTTCCGGAAAGACGACGCTCGCCGAGGGGTTAGTCGGTCCGAGGACAGTCCACTTAGACGGGGATTATCTTCGGGATACTCTCAATTCGGATCTCGGGTTTTCGAAGGAGGATCGAACCGAGAACCTCAGACGAGCCGCTGGAGTTGCACAAGCGTTGAACGAACAGGGGTTCGATGTCGTCGCGTCGTTCATCACCCCGTATCGGTCTCAGCGAGAACTGATCGCCGAGAAGATCGAGAATGTCTCGTTCGTCCACGTCAGTACACCTGTCGAAGTGTGTGAGGAACGCGATGTAAAAGGAATGTACGAGCAGGCCCGAAAGGGTGAGATCGAGGGTTTTACCGGTATTGATGCCCCGTTCGAGGAACCAGAGATAGAAGAGATCGGACTCGAAGTTCGGACGGCAACGCATTCGGAGGAAGAGAGTATCAAGAAGGTCAATACGGAACTGGAACTCAAGTCCGATCCGAGCCACATCTTCATCGGTCGCTGGCAACCGCTCCACGATGGTCACCGGACGATCATCGATTCAGCCGCTGATAACGGAAAAGACGTTATTATCGCCATCCGGGACACCGAACTCAGCGAAAAGAACCCACTCACCGCACAGGAGCGCCGAGAGCTAATTGAGGACGTCTACGAGGACCATCCGAATGTTAAAACGATGATCATTCCGGATGTCGATACCGTCGCTATCGGACGAGATGTTGGGTACTCGGTTGTCTCGGTTCCCGAGGAGGTTGCAGAGATCAGTGGAGCCGAAACGCGTGAAGAGTACGAGAAAAACGAGCTTCTCTCAGGACGACACTTTGAGGATTAA
- a CDS encoding sulfotransferase, translated as MSLEKPPSDFRKQAKENYEFVKSEVVSEEKRSILSEYQIDDFDSVLLITSAPRGGSSLLFDILRHHEETCSLDGEHDRWYTLNGICYPTFESDVIPADFESFDREKLLTDLLTEVGATEPSGDQTHRVDNTVIRLPLQFPDRELPYEEVREELLEGASLDEILEELGISPLQYDEYAERDANGPFKTETIEDRPFVSSHSYKCGLTADDFERTLVLKASGDAYRLPWIREQLFPETDVKVVHLTRNPAASINGLYDGWRLNRGFQTYDVGDLDLDGYDGSLWCYDLPPGWMSEGKLIDVCLMQWAEAHCHILDGRDTFENVLRVRFEDVLTDTRSTIKEIIDFTDLGESALLSENVESPNKVMTTKDPRLARWRDREDLITSALDRADETYTEVIEELGYTEESEWI; from the coding sequence GTGAGTCTTGAAAAGCCTCCAAGCGATTTCCGCAAGCAGGCCAAAGAGAACTACGAATTCGTAAAGAGCGAGGTCGTCTCAGAGGAAAAACGATCGATTCTGTCAGAGTATCAAATTGACGACTTTGACAGCGTGTTGCTCATCACGTCGGCTCCGAGAGGGGGAAGTAGTCTCCTTTTCGATATCCTCCGGCACCACGAAGAAACGTGTAGTCTCGATGGCGAACACGACCGATGGTACACCCTAAACGGAATCTGTTACCCGACGTTCGAATCCGACGTCATTCCGGCTGACTTCGAGTCATTTGATAGAGAAAAGCTCCTAACGGATCTCCTCACCGAGGTCGGTGCAACCGAACCATCTGGCGATCAAACGCATCGTGTGGATAATACGGTTATCCGGCTTCCGTTGCAGTTCCCCGATCGAGAACTCCCGTACGAGGAGGTACGCGAAGAGTTGCTCGAAGGAGCGTCGCTCGATGAGATACTCGAGGAGCTCGGAATCTCACCGTTGCAGTACGACGAATATGCAGAACGAGACGCAAACGGTCCGTTCAAAACCGAAACGATCGAGGATCGACCGTTCGTTTCTTCGCACAGTTACAAGTGCGGTCTCACAGCTGACGACTTCGAGCGGACACTCGTCCTAAAAGCGAGCGGCGACGCATACCGGCTCCCGTGGATCCGCGAACAGCTATTTCCCGAAACCGATGTTAAAGTAGTTCATCTCACACGGAACCCAGCGGCGTCAATCAACGGTCTCTACGACGGATGGCGGCTGAACAGGGGGTTCCAAACCTACGACGTGGGTGATCTCGATCTCGACGGATACGATGGCTCGCTGTGGTGCTACGATCTCCCGCCGGGATGGATGAGCGAGGGAAAACTCATCGACGTCTGCTTGATGCAGTGGGCTGAAGCCCATTGCCATATCCTCGATGGCCGCGACACGTTCGAGAACGTCCTTCGAGTTCGATTCGAGGATGTTCTCACCGACACACGTTCCACTATCAAGGAAATCATCGATTTCACCGATCTCGGTGAGTCAGCACTGCTTTCGGAGAATGTTGAAAGTCCGAATAAAGTAATGACGACGAAGGATCCGAGACTCGCTCGCTGGCGAGACAGGGAGGACCTCATTACGAGCGCACTCGATCGAGCCGACGAGACGTATACCGAAGTAATCGAGGAACTGGGATACACGGAGGAGTCGGAATGGATCTGA
- a CDS encoding NAD-dependent epimerase/dehydratase family protein, with the protein MSDSERTGDSSGSVLVTGGTGFLGLHTCQYFRDQGWNVAAFDLKPFGEEDDTDGIAFVEGDVRSEESVADALEESGATAVVHTAAALPLWDADRIRETTIDGTRNVLWAARDHGIERVCYISSTAVYGTHDEHPITEESPLEGVGPYGEAKIQAEKICQDFRRMGMCIPILRPKTFIGPQRLGVFQVLFDWIEDGANVPLVGRGDNHYQLLHVRDLVTAIDLMLTGDEETVNDTFNVGTDEFGTMREDFQAPIDYAGTGKRTIGTPAFLTVAVLRLLEKANLSPLYPWVYETAHKDSYVSVEKLERLGWEPEYSNQKALVETYEWYLENYEADTEDDETGLDHRVAWDQGALTVAKKVSQRI; encoded by the coding sequence ATGAGCGATAGTGAGCGGACAGGCGACTCGAGCGGTTCAGTTCTCGTCACGGGGGGTACCGGATTCCTCGGCCTTCACACGTGCCAGTACTTCCGCGACCAGGGATGGAACGTCGCCGCATTTGATCTCAAACCGTTCGGGGAGGAGGACGACACGGACGGAATCGCCTTCGTCGAAGGTGACGTCCGGAGCGAGGAATCCGTCGCCGATGCGCTCGAGGAGAGCGGTGCTACCGCAGTAGTGCACACGGCGGCCGCACTCCCGCTGTGGGACGCCGACCGCATCCGCGAGACGACTATCGACGGGACGCGAAACGTACTCTGGGCGGCGAGGGACCATGGCATCGAGCGGGTCTGTTACATCTCCTCGACCGCGGTGTACGGGACCCACGACGAACATCCCATCACCGAGGAGTCGCCGCTGGAGGGGGTCGGTCCCTACGGCGAGGCCAAGATCCAGGCCGAGAAGATCTGCCAGGACTTCCGCCGCATGGGAATGTGCATCCCTATCCTCCGTCCGAAGACGTTCATCGGTCCGCAGCGACTCGGCGTGTTCCAGGTGCTGTTCGACTGGATCGAAGACGGTGCGAACGTCCCGCTCGTCGGGCGGGGAGACAACCACTACCAGCTGCTACACGTCCGCGACCTCGTCACTGCCATCGACCTGATGCTCACCGGAGACGAGGAGACGGTGAACGACACGTTCAACGTCGGCACCGACGAGTTCGGCACGATGAGGGAGGACTTTCAGGCCCCCATCGACTACGCGGGGACGGGGAAGCGAACCATCGGAACGCCCGCCTTTCTCACGGTCGCGGTCCTCCGCCTGCTCGAAAAGGCGAATCTCTCTCCGCTGTACCCGTGGGTCTACGAGACCGCCCACAAGGATTCCTACGTCTCCGTCGAGAAGCTCGAGCGGCTCGGCTGGGAGCCCGAGTACTCCAACCAGAAGGCGCTCGTGGAGACGTACGAGTGGTACTTGGAGAACTACGAGGCCGACACGGAAGACGACGAGACCGGCCTCGATCACCGCGTCGCGTGGGATCAGGGTGCCCTCACCGTTGCGAAGAAGGTCTCACAGCGAATCTGA
- a CDS encoding DolP-mannose mannosyltransferase, with translation MSIRSRLRAHFGWIAIVGLSVAVSFIIGLVIVGWARYPPGDLPSIATDPAFFQHTGWYILEGGVPYVDVWDVNPPVPFGIAAGLAVLSGGNMLVLYGLSVMLTVVVTATSVLLVGWMARFVTENDAAAVAAGLTMLVIPGLFVLPSEGIRAQFYALFFGALALALALRDRPFLAGAVAALSAGSWQPGGVFALLVVGMAYQRAGRKSALWTVAGGGSVTGVVVLAFAAVGALVPMVVETVVAPLVAGSSYTLAERVYGVLLAFGYSSVLLPVALYGWGYAVVADFRERWWISAGGLLFGLQVLFVDLDGSTDAVLWLVFVALGVAITVERATARRSVTGDHRDHDTIRMTRHRKIVALVIGLLILSGMGWYVGSPPPKSTLETMEQEADVDESLPMSPRDADVPSMQTIYWEQIKPEVCHYRVSWNEIRWIVVTDDRLDREECGAWPNRIDRS, from the coding sequence ATGTCTATACGTTCACGTCTCCGGGCTCACTTCGGTTGGATCGCCATCGTCGGCCTGAGCGTCGCCGTCTCGTTCATTATCGGATTGGTCATCGTCGGATGGGCGAGGTACCCTCCCGGCGATTTGCCGTCGATCGCGACCGATCCGGCGTTCTTCCAGCACACGGGCTGGTACATCCTCGAGGGCGGCGTTCCGTACGTCGACGTCTGGGACGTGAACCCGCCTGTGCCGTTCGGTATCGCGGCCGGTCTCGCCGTCCTCTCCGGCGGAAACATGCTCGTTCTGTACGGCCTCAGCGTGATGCTCACGGTGGTCGTTACCGCCACGAGTGTGCTGCTCGTCGGATGGATGGCACGCTTCGTGACCGAAAACGACGCGGCGGCAGTCGCCGCCGGCCTCACGATGCTCGTCATTCCGGGACTGTTCGTCCTCCCTTCGGAGGGGATCCGAGCGCAGTTTTACGCCCTCTTTTTCGGCGCCCTCGCGCTCGCGCTCGCCCTCCGCGACCGGCCGTTTCTCGCCGGGGCCGTCGCGGCACTGAGCGCCGGTTCGTGGCAGCCGGGGGGCGTCTTCGCGCTGCTGGTCGTCGGGATGGCGTACCAGCGAGCCGGGAGAAAGAGCGCGCTCTGGACCGTCGCTGGCGGCGGTTCGGTAACCGGAGTAGTCGTTCTCGCGTTCGCGGCCGTGGGAGCGCTCGTCCCCATGGTCGTGGAAACAGTGGTCGCGCCGCTGGTCGCCGGCTCGTCGTATACCCTGGCCGAGCGCGTCTACGGGGTACTGCTCGCGTTCGGCTACAGTTCGGTCCTCCTCCCGGTGGCGCTTTACGGCTGGGGATACGCCGTCGTTGCCGATTTCCGGGAGCGATGGTGGATATCGGCGGGTGGCTTACTATTCGGCCTCCAAGTGCTGTTCGTCGACTTGGACGGCTCGACGGACGCAGTCCTCTGGCTCGTTTTCGTCGCACTCGGCGTCGCTATTACCGTCGAACGCGCGACCGCGCGGCGGTCAGTGACGGGAGACCACCGCGATCACGATACGATCCGGATGACCCGCCATCGGAAGATCGTCGCCCTCGTCATCGGGCTGCTCATCCTCTCGGGGATGGGCTGGTACGTCGGCTCGCCGCCGCCGAAGTCGACGCTCGAAACGATGGAGCAGGAGGCCGACGTCGACGAGAGCCTTCCGATGTCGCCGAGGGATGCGGACGTTCCGTCGATGCAGACCATCTACTGGGAACAGATAAAGCCGGAGGTTTGCCACTACCGGGTGAGTTGGAACGAGATCCGGTGGATCGTGGTGACCGACGACCGATTGGACAGAGAGGAGTGTGGCGCGTGGCCGAACCGAATCGATCGTAGCTAG
- a CDS encoding lysylphosphatidylglycerol synthase transmembrane domain-containing protein codes for MSGFRRVQKVARTHGLWLTAILTVIIFFGLFAFGEADEVSGAILALERWRIGAVFGLVTVSYGVRFLKWEYYLRKLGVDVPIGTSLLVFVSGLMMVITPGKAGEVWKAWFLRDLRGVPVNRTASIVGAERITDLLAVSAFAFLGVIVYDQSSTTVIVVTAIFLGGLAFLQWRTACLRLLERLESIPIARSYADDLGEFYENAYVLFQPRPLGAAVGISLVAWGLEGLALWLVLDGFATGRSILLALFVFGLGSIIGAVSLLPGGLAATEASMVGMLVIFGYSRTVAVSSTLVIRIGTLWYGVALGTTVFVLHRFVRGRNESAKSYR; via the coding sequence ATGAGCGGTTTTCGTCGGGTACAGAAAGTCGCCCGAACACACGGGCTGTGGCTGACAGCAATCCTGACGGTCATCATCTTCTTCGGCCTCTTCGCGTTCGGCGAGGCGGACGAGGTTTCCGGGGCGATTCTCGCGCTCGAACGATGGCGGATCGGCGCCGTCTTCGGGTTAGTGACCGTGAGCTACGGTGTTCGGTTTCTCAAATGGGAGTACTACCTCCGGAAACTCGGCGTCGACGTTCCAATCGGTACGAGTCTTCTGGTGTTCGTCAGTGGACTGATGATGGTTATCACTCCGGGCAAAGCGGGCGAAGTCTGGAAAGCGTGGTTTCTGCGCGATCTCCGCGGCGTGCCCGTAAATCGGACCGCATCTATCGTCGGCGCGGAACGCATCACTGACTTGTTAGCTGTGTCCGCGTTCGCCTTCCTCGGAGTGATCGTCTACGATCAGTCATCGACGACGGTAATTGTCGTAACTGCTATCTTTCTGGGTGGACTAGCTTTCCTGCAGTGGCGAACAGCCTGTCTTCGGCTTTTGGAACGGCTGGAGTCGATTCCGATCGCTAGGTCGTACGCCGATGACCTCGGGGAGTTTTACGAGAACGCGTACGTACTCTTTCAGCCCCGCCCGCTCGGCGCCGCTGTAGGTATTAGCCTCGTTGCATGGGGCCTCGAGGGTTTAGCGCTGTGGCTCGTATTAGACGGATTTGCAACGGGCAGGTCGATACTTCTAGCTTTGTTCGTGTTCGGCCTCGGATCGATTATCGGTGCGGTTAGCCTGCTACCCGGGGGGCTAGCCGCCACCGAAGCCAGTATGGTGGGAATGTTGGTCATTTTCGGATACTCACGCACGGTCGCCGTTAGCTCGACGTTAGTCATCCGAATCGGGACGCTCTGGTACGGAGTCGCGCTTGGCACGACCGTATTCGTCCTCCACCGATTCGTTCGGGGCCGAAACGAATCCGCGAAATCGTACCGATGA
- a CDS encoding PHP domain-containing protein, with protein sequence MKRYDLQVHTDASPCSRAAPRDVVSAALDAGLDGIAITNHDTLDGYDEVNSLASERLTVIPGVEVTTTQGHLLALNVSEVPPKADPLTVIDRVHEQGGLAILSHPFDSLREHYTGNLDGIAERIDGVEVTNSRCVLPQYNRRARSFAETHGLAATGGSDAHFGMEVGRAYTICDRPVLDAIRAGTTRASGRGGYISGHIATKLNDALSLMNI encoded by the coding sequence GTGAAACGCTACGATCTGCAGGTCCACACCGACGCGTCTCCCTGTTCACGAGCCGCGCCCCGCGATGTCGTCAGTGCGGCTCTAGACGCCGGACTGGATGGTATCGCAATTACTAATCACGACACTCTTGATGGTTATGACGAGGTAAACTCCCTCGCCTCCGAAAGACTAACCGTCATTCCCGGCGTCGAGGTGACGACGACGCAGGGCCACCTTCTCGCACTAAACGTGAGCGAGGTACCTCCGAAAGCCGATCCGCTCACTGTAATCGACCGCGTCCATGAGCAGGGTGGACTTGCAATCCTCTCACATCCCTTCGATAGCCTCCGCGAACACTATACTGGGAATCTCGACGGTATTGCGGAGCGTATCGACGGAGTCGAGGTGACGAATTCACGGTGCGTTCTTCCGCAGTACAACCGTCGAGCACGGTCGTTCGCGGAGACGCACGGCCTCGCGGCTACGGGCGGAAGTGATGCCCACTTCGGGATGGAAGTCGGTCGGGCCTACACGATTTGTGACCGGCCCGTTCTGGACGCGATCCGCGCGGGTACTACACGGGCTAGCGGGCGCGGCGGCTACATCTCGGGACATATCGCTACCAAACTCAACGACGCCCTTTCGCTGATGAATATATGA
- a CDS encoding UbiA prenyltransferase family protein, whose protein sequence is MTTADLIAFLGRFPHRIRLTRGTFIIFILVHRSTCMAESPRTINPISTVIGLIREIRPWQWYKQGVMLLGIVFSRSLLDADAWINLLIGIVAFTAIAGATYIFNDINDLEKDRNHPEKRHRPIASGQVTIPVSIVFGILLVGIGFGAAYSLGPLFFTVLLGYIGQNALYSLYLKRILFVDVLIIATGFVLRAIAGVVAIDVYLSPWLIVSTFLLALVLAFGKRRHELEVTTNPRETRHVLEEYSKNDVDQLLVMTMATLLMAYSLYTFFRTDPMMMTTLPFAFFGVFRYHHLVHTTDIAGQAKYLLTDVPSIANLILWVCLVVVVLYDVPELVIEVFR, encoded by the coding sequence GTGACGACCGCGGATCTCATTGCTTTTCTTGGACGTTTTCCTCATCGTATCAGGCTAACGCGGGGAACATTTATCATTTTCATTCTCGTCCACAGAAGCACCTGTATGGCTGAGTCTCCGCGAACGATAAACCCGATATCAACCGTTATCGGTTTAATTCGAGAAATTCGGCCTTGGCAGTGGTACAAACAGGGCGTAATGCTGCTCGGCATCGTCTTTTCGAGGAGTCTCCTCGACGCGGATGCGTGGATCAACCTGCTCATCGGTATCGTAGCTTTCACCGCTATCGCGGGCGCGACGTACATCTTCAACGACATTAACGATCTCGAGAAGGATCGAAATCACCCGGAGAAACGACATCGACCCATCGCCAGCGGACAAGTCACCATCCCGGTCAGTATCGTCTTCGGGATCCTCCTCGTCGGAATCGGATTCGGAGCGGCGTACAGTCTCGGCCCGCTATTTTTCACCGTTTTACTCGGCTATATCGGCCAGAACGCCCTCTATTCGCTGTACCTGAAGCGAATCCTATTCGTCGATGTGTTGATCATTGCCACGGGGTTCGTCCTCCGTGCTATCGCCGGCGTTGTCGCTATCGATGTCTACCTGAGTCCGTGGTTAATCGTGAGTACCTTTCTCCTTGCGCTAGTTCTCGCTTTCGGGAAACGACGCCACGAACTCGAGGTTACGACCAATCCGCGAGAGACGCGGCACGTACTCGAGGAGTATTCCAAAAACGATGTCGATCAACTGCTCGTGATGACCATGGCGACGTTGTTGATGGCCTACTCTCTGTACACGTTCTTCCGTACCGATCCGATGATGATGACGACACTCCCCTTCGCGTTTTTTGGCGTGTTTCGATACCATCATCTCGTTCACACGACGGATATTGCGGGCCAGGCGAAGTACCTTCTCACAGACGTCCCTTCGATCGCGAATCTAATCCTGTGGGTTTGTCTGGTCGTCGTCGTCCTTTACGACGTCCCGGAGTTAGTAATCGAGGTGTTTCGGTGA